The Fimbriimonas ginsengisoli Gsoil 348 genome window below encodes:
- a CDS encoding zinc metalloprotease HtpX gives MSRLVLASAIVITALCGLVFGIGMLVLLKLQIPAQFLVPSAGGFAILMVLLQYALGPVVIDAVVKIRWTSPMELGPDFDLWLRQTCATFKIPTPKFGIIEEGSPNAFTYGNGPWNARVVVTRGVIDALEPEELKAVVAHELGHVRNRDFIVMTIVQALVLALYSLYIASRYAGRRNGGYVAVLSFIAYQLSYYISLLLSRVREYMADYASAQIMSNGNDLSSALVKIAYGMGRLQTASPAQQPVSYSPQPYPSPAYQAVATARPGQIILPPVGVNQAPPVQPAPPPAMGNDRVTPDLMAKLASIQHQGDVRSGAAASQDFAAQLLGGQAQARAGKQPKNPAPSFDARALGAFGIAGAASMRSAVTWGGQQGTVDPDHFTMGARWELYNPWARIAELVSTHPLTVRRIQALQKLNARFNVKSAFDFSKIQPGRYAGFLGDLLVVATPWLFAVAAVAGAIAYRGPARTENIVAIGLAALSGFSLGALVKLFAKYRGNFVRGNVKRCLSELNVSHVRPVAVAIQGTFTGRLSAGMAWADDYVLQDPTGFVACILHQPFKWLDWAWGWMYSQRFIGQEVIVHGWYRRFGSPYIEISRFEVVSTRETIQSYYYPAAIIGNLLLATATGLGACFLLRH, from the coding sequence ATGTCTCGGCTTGTACTTGCGTCGGCAATAGTGATTACGGCTCTCTGCGGGTTGGTGTTCGGGATCGGGATGCTAGTTCTGCTGAAACTGCAGATCCCGGCGCAGTTCCTAGTGCCGTCGGCCGGAGGGTTCGCGATCCTCATGGTTCTCCTGCAGTACGCCCTCGGTCCCGTGGTGATCGACGCGGTAGTCAAAATCCGGTGGACCAGCCCCATGGAGCTTGGACCCGACTTCGATCTTTGGCTGCGGCAGACCTGTGCCACCTTCAAGATCCCCACGCCGAAGTTCGGCATCATCGAGGAGGGGTCGCCGAACGCTTTCACCTACGGGAATGGCCCTTGGAACGCGCGGGTAGTCGTCACCCGCGGCGTTATCGACGCCCTAGAACCGGAGGAGCTGAAGGCGGTGGTTGCTCACGAGCTCGGGCACGTCCGCAATCGCGATTTCATCGTGATGACCATCGTCCAGGCGCTCGTTTTGGCCCTGTATTCGCTTTACATAGCCTCTCGCTATGCGGGCCGACGCAACGGCGGGTACGTCGCGGTTCTCAGCTTTATCGCTTACCAGCTCAGCTACTACATCTCGTTGCTCCTCTCTCGAGTTCGCGAGTACATGGCCGACTACGCGTCCGCGCAGATCATGAGCAACGGGAACGACCTCAGCTCCGCGCTGGTCAAGATCGCGTACGGCATGGGCCGGCTCCAGACCGCTTCACCGGCCCAGCAGCCCGTGTCTTACTCTCCGCAGCCCTATCCTTCCCCCGCCTATCAAGCGGTCGCCACCGCGCGTCCGGGCCAAATCATCCTTCCGCCCGTCGGCGTAAACCAAGCCCCACCCGTCCAGCCAGCGCCGCCACCGGCCATGGGGAACGATCGCGTGACGCCGGATCTAATGGCGAAGCTGGCCTCCATCCAGCATCAGGGCGACGTTCGGTCGGGCGCGGCCGCATCTCAGGACTTCGCCGCGCAACTCCTCGGCGGGCAGGCGCAAGCCCGGGCAGGTAAGCAACCTAAGAACCCGGCGCCGAGTTTCGATGCCCGGGCGCTCGGCGCGTTCGGCATCGCAGGCGCCGCCTCGATGCGCTCTGCCGTCACATGGGGCGGCCAGCAAGGAACCGTCGATCCTGACCATTTCACGATGGGCGCTCGATGGGAGCTGTACAACCCTTGGGCCCGCATCGCCGAGCTCGTGAGCACGCATCCGCTGACGGTCCGGCGCATCCAAGCGCTCCAAAAGCTGAATGCCAGATTTAACGTCAAGTCGGCCTTCGATTTCAGCAAGATCCAGCCGGGCCGGTACGCCGGATTCTTGGGTGACCTGCTGGTGGTCGCCACCCCGTGGCTCTTCGCGGTGGCGGCGGTGGCTGGCGCCATCGCCTATCGCGGACCCGCCCGCACGGAAAACATCGTCGCCATCGGGCTCGCCGCCCTTTCCGGTTTTTCGCTCGGCGCCCTTGTCAAGCTATTCGCGAAATACCGCGGCAACTTCGTGCGGGGCAACGTCAAGAGATGTCTTTCCGAATTGAATGTTTCCCACGTCCGGCCGGTCGCCGTAGCTATTCAAGGAACCTTCACGGGCCGCCTCTCGGCTGGAATGGCCTGGGCGGACGACTACGTGCTGCAAGACCCAACCGGGTTCGTTGCATGCATTCTGCACCAACCTTTCAAATGGCTCGACTGGGCTTGGGGCTGGATGTACAGCCAGCGGTTCATCGGCCAAGAGGTCATCGTCCACGGCTGGTACCGAAGATTCGGCTCCCCGTACATCGAGATCTCCCGCTTCGAGGTGGTCTCGACCCGCGAGACGATCCAGTCGTACTACTACCCCGCCGCGATCATTGGCAACCTGCTGTTGGCGACCGCCACTGGCCTCGGGGCATGCTTCTTGCTGCGCCATTGA